The proteins below are encoded in one region of Flavobacterium sp. IMCC34852:
- a CDS encoding DUF1801 domain-containing protein, translating into MQSKAPTPQDYINELPADRKEVIQKLRETINKNLPKGFKESMGYGMMGYCVPHTIYPNGYHCNPKDPLPFMGLASQKNFVAFYHMGIYADKNLYDWFVEEYGKRCKYKLDMGKSCVRFKKMDDIPYDLIAELVQKISVEDWIATYESAFKK; encoded by the coding sequence ATGCAATCCAAAGCACCAACACCGCAAGACTATATTAATGAATTGCCGGCTGACCGTAAAGAAGTCATTCAAAAACTCCGAGAAACCATCAATAAAAACCTCCCTAAAGGCTTTAAAGAATCGATGGGTTATGGTATGATGGGCTATTGTGTGCCGCATACTATTTACCCAAACGGTTACCATTGCAATCCTAAAGATCCGCTGCCTTTTATGGGTTTGGCTTCGCAAAAAAACTTCGTGGCATTTTACCATATGGGCATTTATGCCGATAAAAATTTGTACGATTGGTTCGTTGAAGAATACGGTAAACGCTGTAAATACAAACTCGATATGGGGAAAAGTTGCGTGCGTTTCAAAAAGATGGATGATATTCCGTATGATTTGATAGCCGAATTGGTCCAAAAAATATCAGTAGAAGATTGGATAGCAACTTATGAATCGGCTTTTAAAAAATAA
- a CDS encoding DUF3667 domain-containing protein: protein MSKNELRKDKTCLNCRHVVENRYCPNCGQENTDSRKTFVQLFVHFFEDLTHYENSFWKTIRNLIFKPSALTKEYLSGKRMSYLAPIRLYIFISFVTFFLIPIIQDSPNDEMVEVDQTAAKETVVTSDTLTIAQDNLKKKKWIADMEKKGYIDKKAADSLQKGVVQREESDDASDYMNFGYRSVEHLDSIQKFGKADEKLSDWEYWINKKILLVKKGKTKKEINEKLMESFFRNIPKALFIYMPLFAFVLWLFESKKRWYYFDHGIFTLHYFSFLLLASLILELFNFFFECFNQYRIVNIISYIVESVIIIYSLYYFFPAHHRFYEQSRFKTIIKGIFIFFINMIILTFIIIGLFFFSFINIH from the coding sequence ATGTCGAAAAACGAATTAAGGAAAGATAAAACCTGTCTTAACTGCAGACACGTTGTTGAAAACCGATACTGTCCGAATTGTGGTCAGGAAAATACCGATAGCCGCAAAACTTTTGTCCAGTTATTTGTTCATTTTTTTGAAGACTTAACCCATTATGAAAATTCGTTTTGGAAAACCATTCGAAACTTAATTTTTAAACCTTCGGCGTTAACTAAAGAATACCTTTCCGGGAAGCGAATGTCTTATTTGGCGCCTATTCGACTTTATATTTTTATCAGTTTTGTTACTTTCTTTTTGATTCCGATTATACAAGACAGCCCTAATGACGAAATGGTTGAAGTCGATCAAACCGCCGCTAAAGAAACAGTTGTAACTTCGGACACCCTTACAATCGCGCAAGACAATCTCAAAAAAAAGAAGTGGATAGCCGATATGGAAAAAAAAGGGTATATCGATAAGAAAGCTGCTGATTCGTTGCAAAAAGGAGTGGTTCAGAGAGAAGAAAGTGATGACGCCAGCGATTATATGAATTTTGGTTATCGTTCGGTGGAACACTTGGACTCGATTCAAAAATTTGGCAAAGCCGATGAAAAACTATCTGATTGGGAGTATTGGATTAATAAAAAAATCTTATTGGTCAAAAAAGGGAAAACCAAAAAAGAAATTAATGAAAAATTGATGGAATCCTTTTTCCGAAATATCCCTAAAGCTTTATTCATTTATATGCCGTTGTTTGCCTTCGTTCTATGGTTGTTTGAAAGCAAAAAGCGATGGTATTACTTTGACCACGGCATTTTTACCTTGCATTATTTTTCGTTTTTATTATTGGCTTCGTTGATTCTTGAACTGTTCAATTTCTTTTTTGAATGTTTTAACCAATATAGAATTGTGAACATTATTAGTTACATCGTTGAATCGGTCATTATTATCTATAGCCTTTATTACTTTTTCCCGGCACATCATCGATTTTATGAACAAAGTAGATTTAAAACCATAATCAAGGGTATCTTTATCTTTTTTATTAACATGATCATCCTAACCTTTATCATAATCGGTCTTTTCTTCTTTTCATTTATTAACATTCATTAA
- a CDS encoding M28 family peptidase, protein MYKKTFLFIALMALSTSCNAQKSDTKKSATPAKISTYLNSISIESLRTNLTYIASDEMEGRETGSEGQKKAGKFIIDFYQKNGIAFPKGAKDYYQPVPAAFLNAKRNENLPDSENIWAYIEGSEKPNEIVVISAHYDHVGVKNGQVYNGADDDGSGTVALMEMALAFQKAKNEGHGPKRSILILHVTGEEHGLHGSRYYSENPLFPLKNTVADVNIDMIGRRDDFHKDSNNYVYVIGSDYLSTDLYNICESVNKEYTKLDLDYKYNDKNDPNRFYYRSDHYNFAKHGIPSVFLFNGTHADYHKPGDDVSKIEFDSLTKRTQYAFAIAWEIANRNKKLKVDKKDK, encoded by the coding sequence ATGTATAAAAAAACATTTCTTTTCATAGCGCTAATGGCTTTGTCAACGAGTTGCAACGCCCAAAAATCAGACACTAAAAAATCGGCTACACCGGCAAAAATCAGCACTTATCTTAACAGTATTTCTATCGAAAGTTTGCGCACGAACCTAACTTATATTGCTTCAGACGAAATGGAAGGACGTGAAACCGGGAGCGAAGGACAAAAAAAAGCAGGTAAGTTCATAATTGATTTTTACCAAAAAAACGGTATTGCTTTTCCTAAAGGCGCCAAAGATTATTACCAACCCGTTCCGGCCGCATTTTTAAATGCCAAAAGAAATGAAAACCTTCCCGATTCCGAGAACATTTGGGCCTATATTGAAGGTTCGGAAAAGCCGAATGAAATAGTGGTAATCTCTGCGCATTACGATCACGTTGGCGTTAAAAACGGACAGGTTTACAACGGTGCCGATGATGACGGTTCAGGAACAGTAGCTTTGATGGAAATGGCTCTGGCCTTTCAAAAAGCCAAGAATGAAGGTCACGGACCAAAGCGTTCTATCCTAATTTTGCACGTAACGGGTGAAGAACACGGTTTACACGGTTCGCGCTATTATTCTGAAAATCCTTTATTTCCTTTAAAAAATACGGTAGCCGATGTCAATATCGACATGATTGGTCGCCGCGATGATTTCCACAAAGACAGCAATAATTATGTTTATGTCATTGGTTCGGATTATTTATCCACTGACCTGTACAACATTTGCGAAAGCGTAAACAAAGAATATACTAAACTCGACCTCGATTACAAATACAACGATAAAAATGACCCTAACCGTTTTTATTATCGCTCTGACCATTACAACTTTGCCAAGCACGGCATTCCGTCAGTATTTTTATTTAATGGTACGCATGCCGATTACCACAAACCCGGTGATGATGTTAGTAAAATAGAATTTGATTCGCTAACCAAACGCACCCAATATGCTTTTGCCATCGCTTGGGAAATTGCCAATAGAAATAAGAAGTTAAAGGTTGATAAAAAGGATAAATAA
- the bshB1 gene encoding bacillithiol biosynthesis deacetylase BshB1: MKLDILAFGAHPDDVELGCSGTIAKEVSLGKKVGIIDLTRGELGTRGSVEIRNKESKLAAEILGITTRENLDMRDGFFVNDEAHQMEIIKRLRKYRPEIVICNAIDDRHIDHGKGSKLVSDACFLSGLRKIETTHEGQVQEAWRPKVVYHYIQWKNIEPDFVVDITDFIAKKEASILAYSSQFYSENSNEPVTPIATKNFLESIHYRSRDFGRLIGVDYAEGFTAERYVAVNSLSDLI; the protein is encoded by the coding sequence ATGAAACTAGATATATTAGCTTTCGGAGCGCATCCTGATGATGTAGAATTGGGTTGTAGCGGTACCATTGCCAAAGAAGTTTCCCTAGGAAAAAAAGTTGGTATAATCGATTTGACTCGTGGCGAACTTGGTACTCGCGGTTCGGTGGAAATCAGAAATAAGGAATCAAAGTTGGCGGCTGAGATTCTCGGGATTACTACTCGGGAAAACCTAGACATGCGTGATGGTTTCTTTGTTAATGATGAAGCCCATCAAATGGAAATTATCAAACGCTTGCGAAAATACCGTCCCGAGATTGTCATCTGTAACGCTATTGATGATCGACACATTGACCATGGGAAAGGCAGCAAATTGGTTTCGGATGCTTGTTTTTTATCGGGTTTGCGAAAAATTGAGACTACTCATGAAGGGCAAGTTCAAGAAGCATGGCGTCCCAAAGTGGTTTACCATTACATTCAATGGAAAAACATAGAGCCCGATTTTGTGGTAGATATCACTGATTTTATTGCTAAAAAAGAAGCTTCCATTTTGGCCTATAGTTCTCAGTTTTATTCTGAAAATTCTAATGAACCGGTAACCCCGATTGCTACGAAAAACTTTTTAGAAAGCATCCATTATCGCTCTCGAGACTTTGGCAGATTGATTGGCGTAGATTATGCGGAAGGTTTTACTGCGGAAAGGTATGTGGCTGTCAACAGCTTATCGGATTTGATTTAA
- a CDS encoding chorismate-binding protein, whose product MTDLFLKVKTQQEQHLPFVLYAKPNSDKMIGLFQKNDHLYFLEDFTAKGFVFAPFDGDLIPFIPQKESDVYVEKMIQTDYLVAPTILPEVDETAKIVFENLVQRGVGAILKGAFEKVVLSRKEEVLLRQFDLETVFKKLISFYPTAFKYCFFHPKIGMWMGATPEQFLKINQRALQTVALAGTQIATNKEQVIWPEKETEEQRLVTEFITMSLQNKVSDMTLSSPYSFRAGNLWHIKTDILATAKSKKAIKDVILALHPTSAVCGLPKEAAKAFIQKNENYEREYYSGFLGELNVDLATFRTDQSDLFVNLRCMKITGDTAELFIGCGITKDSIPVDEFIETVNKSMTMRKVL is encoded by the coding sequence ATGACCGATTTATTCCTCAAAGTAAAAACGCAGCAAGAGCAACACTTGCCTTTTGTATTGTATGCGAAACCCAATTCGGATAAAATGATTGGTTTGTTTCAAAAGAATGACCATCTCTATTTTCTGGAAGATTTTACAGCAAAAGGATTTGTTTTTGCGCCTTTTGATGGCGACTTGATTCCTTTTATTCCTCAAAAGGAGTCGGATGTTTATGTCGAAAAAATGATTCAGACTGATTATCTGGTTGCCCCAACTATTTTGCCTGAAGTGGATGAAACCGCCAAAATTGTTTTTGAAAATTTAGTTCAAAGAGGTGTTGGTGCGATTCTAAAAGGCGCTTTTGAAAAAGTAGTTTTATCCCGAAAAGAAGAGGTGCTTTTGAGGCAATTCGATTTAGAAACCGTTTTTAAAAAGTTAATCTCCTTTTATCCTACAGCTTTTAAATATTGTTTTTTTCATCCAAAAATAGGGATGTGGATGGGTGCTACGCCCGAGCAGTTTCTCAAAATTAATCAAAGAGCATTGCAAACTGTCGCTTTGGCCGGAACGCAAATTGCCACCAATAAAGAGCAAGTCATTTGGCCGGAAAAAGAAACAGAGGAACAGCGACTGGTTACAGAATTTATAACCATGAGTTTGCAAAATAAGGTCAGTGATATGACCCTTTCGAGTCCGTATTCCTTCAGAGCAGGAAATCTTTGGCACATCAAAACCGACATTTTGGCTACCGCCAAATCTAAGAAAGCAATCAAGGATGTTATTTTGGCATTGCATCCTACCTCGGCAGTTTGTGGTTTGCCCAAGGAAGCCGCGAAAGCATTTATTCAAAAAAATGAAAATTATGAACGCGAATATTATTCTGGTTTTTTAGGAGAATTGAATGTAGATTTGGCTACATTTCGGACCGATCAATCCGATTTATTTGTCAATTTGCGTTGTATGAAAATCACTGGTGATACAGCAGAGTTGTTTATAGGTTGCGGGATTACCAAAGACAGTATTCCTGTCGATGAATTTATCGAAACGGTAAATAAATCGATGACGATGAGAAAGGTTTTGTGA
- a CDS encoding PaaI family thioesterase produces MSFDKEKVLQLCNEWCNNTLMQTLEIEYIDAGDGFLTAKMPVNSRVHQPMGLLHGGATVALAESVGSAASLMFINTDKQEVRGIEISANHLKSKREGIVYCTARIIHQGRSIHLWEIKITDENDKLISLCKLTNMILPRRS; encoded by the coding sequence ATGTCCTTTGATAAAGAAAAAGTACTCCAATTATGCAACGAATGGTGTAACAATACTTTGATGCAAACCCTAGAAATAGAATACATTGATGCCGGAGATGGTTTTTTAACCGCTAAAATGCCGGTCAATTCGAGAGTTCACCAACCGATGGGATTATTACACGGCGGTGCCACGGTAGCTTTAGCGGAAAGTGTAGGAAGTGCGGCTTCGTTAATGTTTATCAATACCGATAAACAAGAAGTGCGTGGGATTGAGATTTCTGCCAATCATTTGAAAAGCAAACGTGAAGGTATAGTGTATTGTACCGCCCGAATTATTCACCAAGGCAGAAGTATTCATCTTTGGGAGATAAAGATTACTGATGAAAATGATAAACTCATTTCGCTTTGTAAGTTAACCAACATGATTTTACCCAGACGGTCATGA
- a CDS encoding T9SS type A sorting domain-containing protein yields the protein MTRYITLFFFGITIGFSQAPAIDWQKTIGGSNQDLASIIRKTTDDGYIIGGRSVSPISGDKTQNLIGGYDYWIVKTNISGNILWEKTIGGIGFDDIKDLVQTNDGGYLLAGDSFSNISGDKTENSRGYNDFWIVKLNSNGVIEWQKTIGGAQYEILTEAQQTSDGGYILGGYSNSDISGEKTENCRGNFDYWIVKLNASGNIEWQKTLGGNQHDWLNSIKPTSSGHYILAGKSYSGISGDRTISNSPPDSWILKLDANGTIIWQKSHDLDETSTIIETSDGNYLVAGSRFGIYAPRTNSLSNQFYSTIFKINTDGILIWDHSIQPDGGDCTATDVVEGNDGYYYSTNSQNSSYNTCITKINFDGHMMWNKNFLATGEDYTYSIAITSDNSVVCAITTASDIFGDKTDNSKGLNDYWIVKFNPSALGTNETENLNFVLYPNPVNDSFYIQANSVVNDCDFSFYNTLGQKIMSFQKTITKTNSIDFPFPKGIYFLKITNPITNQTQTIKINKS from the coding sequence ATGACTAGATATATTACCTTATTTTTTTTTGGAATTACTATCGGCTTCAGTCAAGCTCCGGCTATTGATTGGCAAAAAACCATTGGCGGAAGTAATCAAGATCTCGCCTCAATAATTCGAAAAACAACCGATGATGGTTATATCATTGGCGGCAGGTCAGTTTCCCCTATATCAGGTGATAAAACTCAAAACTTAATTGGGGGTTATGATTATTGGATAGTGAAGACCAATATAAGCGGCAACATTCTTTGGGAAAAAACAATTGGCGGAATCGGCTTTGATGACATTAAGGACCTCGTCCAAACCAATGATGGTGGCTATTTACTGGCAGGTGATTCTTTTTCCAATATTTCAGGAGACAAAACCGAAAACTCAAGAGGTTACAATGATTTTTGGATTGTCAAATTAAATTCAAACGGTGTTATAGAATGGCAAAAAACGATTGGCGGCGCACAATATGAAATACTAACCGAAGCACAGCAAACCAGCGATGGCGGTTACATTCTTGGTGGCTATTCCAATTCTGATATTTCAGGAGAAAAAACAGAAAACTGTAGAGGCAATTTTGATTATTGGATAGTCAAATTAAATGCTTCAGGCAACATCGAATGGCAAAAAACATTAGGCGGAAACCAACATGATTGGTTGAATTCTATCAAACCAACCAGTTCTGGACATTATATTTTGGCCGGAAAATCATATTCTGGAATATCCGGTGACCGAACCATCAGCAATTCCCCACCCGATTCTTGGATTTTAAAATTGGATGCGAACGGAACTATCATTTGGCAAAAGTCACATGATCTCGACGAAACGTCCACCATTATTGAAACCAGTGATGGAAATTACTTAGTGGCTGGAAGTAGATTTGGCATATATGCACCAAGGACAAACTCATTATCTAATCAATTCTATTCTACAATTTTTAAAATCAACACTGATGGGATTTTGATTTGGGACCATTCTATCCAACCCGACGGCGGAGATTGTACAGCAACCGATGTTGTTGAAGGTAATGACGGTTATTACTATTCGACCAACAGTCAAAACTCTTCTTACAATACATGTATTACGAAGATAAACTTTGACGGTCATATGATGTGGAATAAAAATTTCTTAGCAACCGGTGAAGATTATACCTACTCTATTGCTATAACTTCCGACAATAGCGTTGTTTGCGCTATAACGACAGCTTCTGATATATTCGGCGACAAAACAGACAATTCAAAAGGACTTAATGATTATTGGATTGTGAAGTTTAATCCATCAGCCTTAGGAACCAATGAGACCGAAAATTTAAATTTTGTACTCTATCCTAATCCGGTTAATGATTCGTTCTATATCCAAGCCAATTCCGTTGTCAATGATTGTGATTTTTCTTTTTACAACACTTTAGGGCAAAAAATTATGTCATTTCAAAAAACTATAACCAAAACCAATTCTATTGATTTTCCATTTCCAAAAGGAATCTATTTTTTAAAAATCACAAATCCGATAACGAATCAAACCCAAACAATAAAGATTAATAAATCATAG
- the purL gene encoding phosphoribosylformylglycinamidine synthase — MIHFFGNESTTVFAVQAQNELSAETISKLNWLFGNAHKIEKSALTDFFVGPRAAMVTPWSTNAVEITQNMGIEGIIRIEEFEKVKENFSDFDPMLSQKYSELTQEIFTINIQPEPILEIEDIAAYNQQEGLALSSEEVDYLNGVAQKIGRKLTDSEVFGFSQANSEHCRHKIFNGTFVIDGEEKETSLFKLIKKTSAENPNDIVSAYKDNVAFVKGPKVTQFAPKSADKPDFYETKEFDSVISLKAETHNFPTTVEPFNGAATGSGGEIRDRLAGGQGSLPLAGTAVYMTAYSRLKDNRTWENGMTERKWLYQTPMDILIKASNGASDFGNKFGQPLITGSILTFEHQEPSEFVDEPNTNRKLGYDKVIMQAGGIGYGKLDQSIKKKPTAGDQIVILGGENYRIGMGGAAVSSADTGAFGSGIELNAIQRSNPEMQKRAANAIRGLVESDNNPIVSIHDHGAGGHLNCLSELVEETGGLIDLDKLPVGDPTLSSKEIIGNESQERMGLVIGQKDIDTLQRIADRERSPMYQVGEVSDNKRFTFESKTTGAKPMDFALEDMFGSSPKTIMADKTIDRNYTDLEYSSDYIQDYLRDVLKLEAVACKDWLTNKVDRCVGGRVAKQQCAGPLQLPLNNVGVMALDFNGKEGIATSIGHAPISALIDPKAGSRNAIAEALSNIVFAPLKENLKSVSLSANWMWACKNEGEDARLYEAVQACSDFAIELGINIPTGKDSLSMKQKYPNDEVIAPGTVIISAAGNCSNITKVVEPVLQRNGGSIYYINLSQDEFKLGGSSFAQTQNKIGSETPTIKDAAFFKKAFNTIQDLIKDRQIAAGHDIGSGGLITTLLEMCFADNHLGAKIDFSSFEENDLVKILFAENIGLVLQAKDDATFEKALEGIEYFKIGKVQDSESLTIEDLVLDIRALRDVWFETSYLLDQKQSKNNKARERFDNYSNQPLQYIFPSHFTGLKPQIDNTKPRPKAAIIREKGSNSEREMANAMYLAGFDVKDVHMTDLISGRETLEDIQFIGAVGGFSNSDVLGSAKGWAGAFLYNEKANTALKNFLKREDTLSVGICNGCQLFMELEVINPEHEVHGKMKHNDSHKHESIFTSVKVQENHSVMLKTLAGTTLGVWVSHGEGKFNLPYEESQYNIVAKYAYEGYPANPNGSDYNTAMMCDKTGRHLVMMPHIERSTFPWNWAHYPSDKKDEVSPWIEAFVNAREWIENRSK, encoded by the coding sequence ATGATTCATTTCTTCGGAAACGAAAGTACTACTGTTTTTGCCGTGCAAGCGCAAAACGAACTTTCGGCAGAAACTATCTCAAAATTAAACTGGCTTTTTGGCAACGCACATAAAATAGAAAAATCCGCCCTGACGGATTTTTTTGTTGGACCACGTGCCGCAATGGTAACACCTTGGAGTACCAATGCTGTGGAAATTACTCAAAACATGGGCATCGAAGGCATCATCAGAATTGAGGAATTCGAAAAAGTAAAAGAAAACTTTAGCGATTTTGACCCAATGCTTTCTCAAAAATACAGCGAGTTAACCCAAGAAATTTTCACCATCAATATCCAACCGGAACCGATTTTAGAAATTGAGGACATTGCCGCTTACAACCAACAAGAAGGTTTAGCCTTAAGTTCTGAAGAAGTTGATTATTTGAATGGTGTTGCCCAAAAGATTGGCCGCAAATTAACCGATTCAGAAGTTTTTGGTTTCTCGCAAGCCAATTCAGAACACTGTCGTCACAAAATATTCAACGGCACTTTTGTCATTGACGGCGAAGAAAAAGAAACTTCTCTATTCAAACTCATCAAAAAAACATCAGCCGAAAATCCAAACGATATCGTTTCGGCTTATAAAGATAATGTGGCTTTTGTCAAAGGTCCGAAAGTGACCCAATTCGCGCCGAAAAGCGCCGACAAACCTGATTTTTACGAAACCAAAGAATTTGATTCGGTGATTTCGCTAAAAGCAGAAACCCACAATTTCCCAACTACAGTTGAACCTTTCAACGGTGCGGCAACCGGTTCGGGTGGAGAAATTCGTGATAGATTAGCCGGTGGACAAGGTTCATTACCGTTAGCCGGAACTGCCGTTTATATGACGGCTTATTCTCGTTTGAAAGACAACAGAACTTGGGAAAATGGGATGACGGAAAGAAAATGGTTGTACCAAACCCCAATGGACATCTTAATCAAAGCTTCCAATGGTGCTTCCGATTTCGGTAATAAATTCGGGCAACCTTTGATTACGGGTTCGATTCTAACCTTTGAACACCAAGAACCATCCGAATTTGTGGATGAACCCAATACAAACAGAAAGCTCGGTTACGACAAAGTTATCATGCAAGCCGGTGGCATTGGTTACGGAAAATTAGACCAATCCATCAAAAAGAAACCGACAGCCGGAGATCAAATCGTAATCCTGGGTGGCGAAAATTACCGAATCGGAATGGGTGGCGCAGCAGTTTCCTCAGCCGATACCGGTGCTTTTGGTTCCGGAATTGAATTAAATGCTATTCAACGTTCCAACCCTGAAATGCAAAAACGCGCCGCTAATGCCATTCGCGGTTTGGTAGAAAGCGATAACAATCCGATTGTTTCCATTCACGATCACGGTGCCGGTGGACATTTGAATTGTCTTTCCGAATTAGTGGAAGAAACAGGCGGCTTGATTGATTTGGATAAATTGCCTGTGGGCGATCCAACCTTATCATCCAAAGAAATCATTGGTAACGAATCTCAGGAAAGAATGGGATTGGTTATTGGTCAAAAAGATATTGATACATTACAACGCATCGCCGACAGAGAGCGTTCACCAATGTATCAGGTTGGTGAGGTTAGTGATAACAAACGCTTTACTTTTGAAAGCAAAACAACCGGAGCCAAACCAATGGATTTTGCCTTGGAAGACATGTTCGGCAGTTCGCCTAAAACCATCATGGCGGATAAAACCATCGATAGAAATTACACCGATTTAGAATATAGCAGCGATTACATCCAAGATTATTTAAGAGATGTCTTGAAATTAGAAGCGGTAGCTTGTAAAGACTGGCTAACCAATAAAGTCGATCGTTGCGTAGGCGGAAGAGTCGCCAAACAACAATGCGCCGGACCATTACAATTGCCTCTGAATAATGTAGGGGTAATGGCTTTGGATTTCAACGGAAAAGAAGGCATCGCTACATCCATAGGTCACGCTCCTATTTCGGCTTTAATTGACCCGAAAGCGGGAAGTAGAAATGCGATTGCCGAAGCGTTATCCAATATTGTTTTTGCGCCGCTAAAAGAAAACTTAAAAAGTGTTTCCTTATCAGCTAACTGGATGTGGGCATGTAAAAATGAAGGTGAAGATGCCCGTTTGTATGAAGCGGTTCAGGCTTGTTCTGATTTTGCCATCGAATTAGGCATCAACATTCCAACCGGAAAAGATTCGCTTTCAATGAAGCAGAAATATCCGAATGATGAAGTGATTGCACCGGGAACGGTAATTATTTCGGCAGCCGGAAATTGTTCCAATATTACTAAAGTCGTTGAGCCGGTTTTACAAAGAAACGGTGGTTCGATTTATTATATCAATTTATCTCAAGACGAATTTAAATTGGGCGGGAGTTCATTTGCCCAAACCCAAAATAAAATTGGTTCGGAAACACCAACCATTAAAGATGCCGCTTTCTTCAAAAAAGCCTTCAATACCATTCAAGATTTAATCAAAGACCGACAAATCGCTGCCGGACATGATATCGGAAGCGGTGGTTTGATTACGACTTTGTTGGAAATGTGTTTTGCCGACAATCATTTAGGGGCCAAAATCGATTTCTCTTCATTCGAAGAAAATGATTTAGTCAAAATCCTATTCGCAGAAAACATCGGATTGGTATTGCAAGCTAAAGATGATGCCACATTCGAAAAAGCCTTAGAAGGAATTGAATACTTCAAAATAGGAAAAGTTCAAGATTCAGAATCATTGACTATTGAAGATTTAGTGCTTGATATCAGAGCTTTGAGAGACGTTTGGTTTGAAACTTCTTATTTGTTAGACCAAAAGCAATCCAAAAATAATAAGGCCAGAGAGCGTTTTGACAATTATAGTAATCAACCATTACAGTATATCTTCCCAAGCCATTTCACTGGTTTAAAACCGCAAATTGACAACACAAAACCACGACCAAAAGCGGCCATTATCCGCGAAAAAGGAAGTAATTCCGAACGCGAAATGGCCAATGCGATGTACTTGGCCGGATTTGATGTCAAAGATGTTCACATGACCGATTTGATTTCGGGACGTGAAACCCTGGAAGATATTCAATTCATTGGAGCTGTGGGTGGTTTCTCGAATTCCGATGTTTTGGGGTCAGCCAAAGGTTGGGCCGGAGCCTTTTTATACAACGAAAAAGCCAACACCGCTTTAAAGAACTTCCTAAAACGCGAAGACACTTTATCAGTAGGAATCTGCAACGGTTGCCAATTGTTCATGGAATTGGAAGTCATCAATCCGGAACACGAAGTTCACGGTAAAATGAAGCACAATGATTCGCACAAACACGAAAGCATATTCACCTCTGTAAAAGTACAGGAAAACCATTCGGTAATGCTAAAAACACTTGCCGGAACTACCTTAGGGGTTTGGGTTTCGCATGGCGAAGGGAAATTCAATTTACCATACGAAGAAAGTCAATATAATATCGTAGCCAAATACGCTTACGAAGGCTATCCTGCCAATCCAAACGGTTCCGATTATAATACCGCAATGATGTGTGACAAAACAGGAAGACATTTGGTGATGATGCCACACATTGAACGTTCTACTTTCCCATGGAATTGGGCGCATTATCCAAGCGATAAAAAAGACGAAGTTTCGCCATGGATTGAAGCCTTTGTCAATGCCCGAGAATGGATTGAAAATCGCTCAAAATAA